One genomic segment of Clostridia bacterium includes these proteins:
- a CDS encoding formate--tetrahydrofolate ligase, producing MLTDIEIAQRHTMLPIDQIAHTAGLNLDDVEFYGRYKAKLNPALSTLPPKGKLILVTAINPTAAGEGKTTTTVGLADGLRRIGKKAVVALREPSLGPVFGVKGGATGGGYAQVVPMEDINLHFTGDFHAIGAANNLLAAMLDNHVFQGNELRIDLDNVVWTRCVDMNDRQLRNIDCGLGGGKNGVPRRDHFCITVASEIMAVLCLAESLADLKARLGRIVVAYDVWGAPVTAHDLHAEGAMAALLKEAVKPNLVQTLEGTPALVHGGPFANIAHGCNSVIATKTAMALGEYAVTEAGFGADLGAEKFLDIKCRLAGLTPNAVVIVATVRALKLHGGMDKAALKEENVDALLRGCPNLRRHVENITGVYGLPAVVAINRFPTDTDREIAALEAALADLPCKVVLSDVWAKGGLGAVDLAEEVVRLCDLPSHFRFAYRLDEGGIEDKIRAVAQRIYGADDVVLEEGVKAQIERLERDGYREVPVCMAKTQYSFSDDATLLGAPTGFKVSVKGVKVSAGAGFVVVYTGNIMTMPGLPKVPAADNIDVDASGVITGLF from the coding sequence ATGCTTACGGATATTGAGATCGCACAACGCCATACGATGCTGCCCATCGACCAAATCGCCCACACGGCGGGGCTAAACCTCGACGACGTGGAGTTCTATGGTCGCTACAAGGCCAAGTTGAATCCCGCGCTGAGTACGTTGCCGCCCAAAGGCAAACTCATCTTGGTGACGGCCATCAACCCCACCGCGGCGGGCGAAGGCAAAACCACCACCACCGTCGGTCTTGCGGACGGCTTGCGCCGCATAGGCAAAAAGGCCGTCGTGGCCTTGCGCGAGCCGAGTCTCGGCCCCGTGTTCGGAGTCAAAGGCGGCGCTACGGGGGGCGGATACGCCCAAGTGGTGCCCATGGAAGACATCAACCTGCATTTCACGGGGGATTTCCACGCCATCGGCGCGGCCAACAATCTTTTGGCCGCCATGCTCGACAACCACGTTTTCCAGGGCAACGAGTTGCGCATAGACCTCGACAACGTGGTATGGACGCGTTGCGTGGATATGAACGACCGCCAACTGCGCAATATCGACTGCGGCTTGGGCGGGGGCAAAAACGGCGTGCCGCGCCGCGACCACTTCTGCATCACGGTGGCCAGCGAGATCATGGCGGTGCTGTGTCTTGCCGAGTCGCTTGCCGACCTCAAAGCGCGGTTGGGGCGCATCGTCGTGGCCTACGACGTTTGGGGCGCGCCCGTCACGGCGCACGATTTGCACGCCGAGGGGGCTATGGCCGCTTTGCTCAAAGAGGCCGTCAAGCCCAACCTCGTGCAGACGTTGGAGGGCACGCCCGCTCTGGTGCACGGCGGCCCCTTCGCCAATATCGCGCACGGGTGCAATTCGGTCATCGCCACCAAGACGGCCATGGCCTTGGGCGAGTACGCGGTCACCGAGGCGGGCTTCGGCGCCGACCTCGGCGCGGAGAAGTTTTTGGATATCAAATGCCGCTTGGCGGGGCTTACCCCCAACGCGGTGGTCATCGTGGCCACCGTGCGCGCGCTCAAATTGCACGGCGGTATGGACAAAGCCGCGCTCAAAGAGGAGAACGTCGACGCGCTGCTTCGCGGTTGTCCCAACCTGCGCCGCCACGTGGAGAATATCACGGGCGTGTACGGCTTGCCCGCCGTGGTGGCCATCAACCGCTTCCCCACCGATACGGATAGGGAGATAGCGGCGCTCGAAGCGGCGCTTGCGGATCTGCCCTGCAAAGTGGTGCTGTCCGACGTATGGGCCAAAGGCGGCTTGGGCGCCGTGGACCTCGCGGAGGAAGTGGTGCGCCTGTGCGACCTGCCTTCGCATTTCCGCTTCGCCTATCGGTTGGACGAGGGCGGCATAGAGGACAAGATACGCGCGGTCGCTCAACGCATATACGGCGCGGACGACGTGGTTTTGGAAGAGGGCGTCAAGGCCCAGATCGAACGGCTCGAGCGCGACGGCTACCGCGAGGTGCCCGTCTGCATGGCCAAGACGCAGTACAGTTTTTCGGACGACGCCACCCTTTTGGGCGCACCCACGGGGTTCAAAGTGTCCGTCAAAGGCGTCAAAGTGTCCGCGGGCGCGGGCTTCGTGGTGGTGTACACGGGCAACATTATGACCATGCCCGGCCTTCCCAAAGTGCCGGCGGCCGACAACATAGACGTGGACGCTTCGGGCGTCATTACGGGACTGTTTTGA
- a CDS encoding FAD-dependent oxidoreductase, with protein sequence MHDIIIIGAGMAGMTAALYCLRTDKNVLILEAETVGGQIANSPRVENYPTIEAIGGSELANRLFEQVLSLGAEFELERVLRVDKVAEKHFVVTTDYGTHEGKAVIVAAGAKHRPLGLPREEELVGKGVSYCAVCDGPFFKGEEIALIGGANSALQYALALSSYCTKVHMIVLLDYLMGEEALMRAVRNTPNVQIYMETVCEEFIGSPELTAIRIRNKDGEKVLPVKGAFVAIGQMPDNEAYTNLADLNQWGYFDSGEDCTTRTEGFFVAGDCRSKRVRQLTTAAADGASAAIAACNYLLRE encoded by the coding sequence ATGCACGATATCATCATCATAGGCGCAGGTATGGCGGGCATGACAGCCGCATTGTATTGTTTACGCACGGACAAGAACGTGTTGATTTTGGAGGCCGAAACGGTGGGCGGCCAAATCGCCAATTCCCCCCGCGTGGAGAACTATCCCACCATCGAGGCCATCGGCGGCAGCGAGTTGGCCAACCGCCTGTTCGAGCAAGTGCTGTCGTTGGGCGCGGAGTTCGAGTTGGAGCGCGTGTTGCGTGTGGACAAAGTGGCCGAAAAGCACTTCGTCGTCACCACCGACTACGGCACGCACGAGGGCAAAGCCGTCATCGTGGCGGCGGGCGCCAAGCATCGCCCGCTGGGGTTGCCCCGCGAGGAAGAACTCGTGGGCAAGGGCGTGTCCTATTGCGCCGTGTGCGACGGCCCCTTCTTCAAAGGGGAAGAGATCGCCCTCATCGGCGGCGCCAATTCGGCCTTGCAGTACGCGTTGGCCCTGTCTTCCTATTGCACCAAGGTACACATGATCGTCCTTCTCGACTATCTTATGGGCGAGGAGGCCCTCATGCGCGCGGTGCGCAACACCCCCAACGTGCAGATCTATATGGAAACGGTGTGCGAGGAATTTATCGGCTCGCCCGAGCTTACGGCCATTCGCATTCGCAACAAGGACGGCGAAAAGGTACTCCCCGTCAAGGGCGCGTTCGTGGCCATCGGGCAGATGCCCGACAACGAGGCCTATACCAACCTTGCCGACCTCAATCAATGGGGCTATTTCGATTCGGGCGAAGATTGCACCACCCGCACGGAGGGCTTTTTCGTGGCGGGCGACTGCCGCAGCAAGCGAGTCAGGCAACTCACCACGGCCGCCGCAGACGGTGCTTCGGCCGCCATCGCCGCCTGCAATTACCTCTTGCGGGAGTAG
- a CDS encoding 3-phosphoglycerate dehydrogenase encodes MKEILTLNKISPVINEVFDENYTVAGDIANPDGILLRSFNMADYAVGDKLVAIGRAGAGVNNIPVKDMSEKGIVVFNTPGANANAVKELTLCGMLMACRDVIGGNKWVNTLMGDDVAKQAEKGKGNFAGIEIAGKTLGVVGLGAIGRAVANAAKALGMNVLGYDPYLAKGVTLDFPAVDLDELYQKSDFITLHVPLVDATRGMINADTIAKMKKGVILLNIARGELADTAAVKEAVENGQIAKYVVDFPSADLLNVAGVLVLPHLGASTEEAENNCAKMAAEQVKDYIENGNIRNSVNFPACGMQRMTPYRIVILHRNIANSLAQITAVVGNEGINISNLSNQSRGEYAVTVLDVDDEVEEKDLARIAQVKGILKVRFLH; translated from the coding sequence ATGAAAGAGATTTTGACACTGAACAAAATAAGCCCCGTCATCAACGAGGTTTTCGATGAAAATTATACGGTCGCGGGGGATATTGCCAATCCGGACGGCATCCTTCTGCGTAGTTTCAATATGGCCGACTATGCCGTGGGCGACAAGTTGGTGGCCATCGGTCGCGCGGGCGCGGGCGTCAACAATATCCCCGTCAAGGATATGTCCGAAAAAGGCATCGTGGTCTTCAATACGCCGGGCGCCAACGCCAACGCCGTCAAAGAGTTGACCTTGTGCGGTATGTTGATGGCTTGCCGCGACGTCATCGGCGGCAATAAGTGGGTGAATACCCTCATGGGCGACGACGTCGCCAAACAGGCCGAAAAAGGCAAAGGCAACTTCGCGGGCATCGAGATAGCGGGCAAGACCTTGGGCGTCGTGGGTTTGGGCGCCATCGGCAGAGCCGTCGCCAACGCGGCCAAAGCCTTGGGCATGAACGTCTTGGGCTACGACCCCTATTTGGCGAAGGGCGTCACGCTGGACTTCCCCGCCGTAGATTTGGACGAGCTCTACCAAAAGAGCGACTTCATCACCCTGCACGTGCCCTTGGTGGACGCTACGCGGGGTATGATCAACGCCGACACTATCGCCAAGATGAAGAAAGGCGTTATCCTGCTCAATATCGCCCGTGGCGAATTGGCCGACACCGCCGCCGTCAAAGAGGCCGTTGAGAACGGTCAAATCGCCAAATACGTGGTGGACTTCCCCTCCGCCGACCTATTGAACGTAGCGGGCGTATTGGTGCTGCCGCACTTGGGCGCGTCGACCGAAGAAGCCGAGAATAACTGCGCCAAGATGGCCGCCGAACAGGTGAAAGATTATATCGAAAACGGCAATATCCGCAACAGCGTCAACTTCCCCGCCTGCGGTATGCAACGTATGACGCCCTACCGTATCGTCATTCTGCACCGCAATATCGCCAACTCCTTGGCGCAGATCACGGCCGTGGTGGGCAACGAGGGCATCAATATCAGCAACCTGTCCAACCAAAGCCGCGGCGAATACGCCGTGACCGTGTTGGACGTGGACGACGAAGTGGAAGAGAAAGACCTCGCGCGTATCGCCCAAGTCAAGGGCATTCTCAAGGTGCGTTTTTTGCACTAA
- a CDS encoding IMP dehydrogenase, translating to MAYYYNEPARTFSEYLLIPGYTDENCIPKNVCLHTPLTKFRKGETPAITLHIPMVSAIMQSVSNDTMAIALAKEGGLSFIYGSQSIEDEAEMVRRVKKYRAGYVVSDSNLKPTDTLKDVLHLVETRGHNTIAVTSDGTANGKLLGIVTSRDYRVSRMAETEVVSDFMTPLEKLVVASADTTLSEANDIIWEHKLNSLPLVDENGNLAYFVFRKDYASHKENPEELLDHNKRYLVGAGINTLDYERRVPALIEAGADVLCIDSSEGYTVWQKRTLDFIRQKYGDTVKVGAGNVVDRDGFLFLAKAGADFVKIGIGGGSICITREQKGIGRGQATAVIEVAAARDEYFKETGVYIPICSDGGIVHDYHMTLALAMGADFLMLGRYFARFDESPTNKLNIGGAYVKEYWGEGSNRARNWQRYDLGGKSGLGFEEGVDSYVPYAGSLKDNVAKSLYKVRSTMCNCGVTTIEALHREAKLTLVSATSIVEGGSHDVITKNTNFNNN from the coding sequence ATGGCATACTACTATAACGAACCCGCCCGTACATTCAGCGAATATTTGCTCATTCCGGGATATACCGATGAAAATTGCATTCCCAAAAACGTATGCTTACATACGCCTTTGACCAAGTTCCGCAAAGGGGAGACGCCCGCCATCACCTTGCACATTCCCATGGTCAGCGCCATCATGCAGTCGGTGTCCAACGACACGATGGCCATCGCGTTGGCGAAGGAAGGCGGCCTTTCGTTCATCTACGGCTCGCAGTCCATCGAGGACGAGGCCGAAATGGTGCGCCGCGTCAAGAAATACAGAGCGGGCTACGTAGTAAGCGACAGCAATCTCAAACCCACCGACACCTTGAAGGACGTGTTGCACTTGGTCGAAACGCGCGGCCACAACACCATCGCCGTCACCTCGGACGGCACCGCGAACGGCAAACTGTTGGGCATCGTGACGAGCCGCGACTATCGCGTGAGCCGCATGGCCGAGACCGAAGTGGTATCCGACTTTATGACGCCCCTCGAGAAGTTGGTGGTGGCCTCCGCCGACACCACGTTGAGCGAGGCCAACGACATTATTTGGGAGCACAAACTCAACTCCCTGCCCTTGGTGGACGAAAACGGCAATTTGGCCTATTTCGTCTTCCGCAAGGACTACGCTTCGCACAAAGAAAACCCCGAGGAACTCCTCGACCACAACAAGCGCTATTTGGTGGGCGCGGGCATCAATACCCTCGACTACGAGCGCAGAGTACCCGCCCTCATCGAAGCGGGCGCGGACGTGTTGTGCATAGACAGCAGCGAGGGCTACACCGTTTGGCAAAAGCGCACCCTCGACTTCATTCGCCAAAAGTACGGCGACACCGTCAAAGTGGGCGCGGGCAACGTGGTAGACCGCGACGGTTTCCTCTTCCTCGCCAAAGCGGGCGCCGATTTCGTCAAGATCGGCATCGGCGGCGGTAGCATCTGCATCACCCGCGAGCAAAAGGGCATCGGCAGAGGACAGGCCACGGCCGTCATCGAAGTGGCGGCGGCCCGCGACGAGTATTTCAAAGAGACGGGCGTCTATATCCCCATCTGCTCGGACGGCGGCATCGTACACGACTACCACATGACCTTGGCGTTGGCCATGGGCGCCGACTTTTTGATGCTCGGTCGCTATTTCGCCCGTTTCGACGAAAGCCCCACCAACAAACTGAATATCGGCGGCGCGTACGTCAAAGAGTATTGGGGCGAGGGCTCCAACCGCGCGCGCAATTGGCAACGCTACGATTTGGGCGGCAAGAGCGGCCTCGGCTTCGAGGAGGGCGTCGATAGTTACGTGCCCTACGCCGGCAGTCTCAAAGACAACGTGGCCAAGAGTCTCTACAAAGTGCGCTCCACCATGTGCAACTGCGGCGTGACCACCATCGAGGCCTTGCACCGCGAGGCCAAACTCACGTTGGTCTCCGCCACGTCCATCGTCGAGGGCGGTAGCCACGACGTCATCACCAAAAACACCAATTTCAACAATAACTAA
- the serC gene encoding 3-phosphoserine/phosphohydroxythreonine transaminase, with amino-acid sequence MMKVYNFSAGPSTLADWVKNEAQQQFVDYYGCGMSVIEMSHRSAQYTPIHQEAKSLLRELMNVPEEYEILFLQGGASTQFAMVPLNLMKNKQADYVLTGHFAEKAFQEGQKYGDAAAVASSKEANYTYIPDMDGIQTREGSDYLHITSNNTIFGTHYVRYPKADCLVADMSSEILSAPVDVTQFGLIYAGAQKNIAPAGVTIVIIRKDLLGNAMDICPTMLNYAVHAKADSLYNTPPVFCIYMAMLTFRWIKSLGGLDAMAEINREKAKLLYDYIDESGFYTNPVQKEYRSLMNVPFVTASKELDAEFVKEAAENGLVSVKGHRLVGGMRASIYNAMPIEGVKALVAFMQKFAKEHRND; translated from the coding sequence ATTATGAAAGTTTACAATTTTTCCGCAGGTCCTTCCACCTTGGCCGATTGGGTCAAGAACGAAGCGCAACAACAATTCGTCGATTACTACGGCTGTGGCATGAGCGTCATCGAAATGAGTCACCGCTCCGCCCAATACACGCCCATCCACCAAGAGGCCAAGTCCCTCCTGCGCGAGTTGATGAACGTGCCCGAGGAATACGAGATCTTGTTCTTGCAAGGCGGCGCGTCCACGCAATTCGCCATGGTGCCCCTTAACCTTATGAAGAACAAACAGGCCGACTATGTGCTGACCGGTCACTTCGCCGAAAAGGCCTTCCAAGAAGGGCAAAAGTACGGCGACGCGGCGGCCGTAGCCAGCAGCAAAGAGGCCAACTACACCTATATTCCCGACATGGACGGCATCCAAACGCGCGAAGGCTCGGACTACCTGCATATCACGTCCAACAATACCATCTTCGGCACCCATTACGTGCGCTATCCCAAGGCGGATTGCTTGGTGGCCGATATGAGCAGCGAGATTTTGTCCGCGCCCGTGGACGTCACGCAATTCGGCCTCATCTACGCCGGCGCGCAGAAGAATATCGCCCCCGCAGGCGTGACCATCGTCATCATCCGCAAGGATTTGTTGGGCAACGCGATGGATATTTGCCCCACCATGCTCAACTACGCCGTGCACGCCAAAGCGGACAGCCTGTACAACACGCCGCCCGTCTTCTGCATCTATATGGCGATGCTCACTTTCCGCTGGATCAAGAGTCTGGGCGGGCTCGACGCCATGGCCGAGATCAACCGCGAAAAGGCGAAATTGCTGTACGATTATATCGACGAGTCGGGCTTCTACACCAACCCCGTGCAAAAAGAGTATCGCTCGTTGATGAACGTGCCCTTCGTCACCGCCAGCAAGGAGTTGGACGCCGAGTTCGTCAAAGAAGCGGCCGAGAACGGCTTGGTGTCCGTCAAAGGTCACCGCTTAGTGGGCGGTATGCGCGCCAGCATCTACAACGCCATGCCCATCGAGGGCGTCAAGGCTTTGGTCGCCTTTATGCAGAAATTCGCCAAAGAACACCGCAACGACTAA
- the folD gene encoding bifunctional methylenetetrahydrofolate dehydrogenase/methenyltetrahydrofolate cyclohydrolase FolD gives MTILDGKKTAAECRTAIRREAEEAVAQYRDPVCLAVILVGDNPASQVYVANKVKACADVGFRSILLRMPADSTEEQVLSEIKALNDDPAVHGVMLQLPLPPQCDETRLLAAIDPDKDVDGLHVVQRGRLFCGLPSLLPCTPYGVMTLLRAYGIDPDGKRAVVMGRSNLVGKPLAMMLMNANATVTVCHTHTVCDAAIAREADILCVAIGKPRYVTADMVKEGAVVVDVGINRTGEKLVGDVDFDAVAPKCSYITPVPGGVGPMTIAMLLRNTLTAYLAQHCSK, from the coding sequence ATGACGATATTAGACGGCAAAAAGACGGCGGCCGAGTGCCGCACAGCAATACGCCGCGAGGCCGAAGAGGCCGTGGCGCAATACCGCGACCCCGTGTGTCTTGCGGTCATTTTGGTAGGGGACAATCCTGCTAGCCAAGTGTACGTCGCCAACAAGGTGAAGGCGTGCGCCGACGTGGGCTTCCGCTCCATTCTCTTGCGAATGCCCGCGGATAGCACCGAGGAGCAAGTGCTTAGCGAGATAAAGGCGCTCAACGACGATCCCGCCGTGCACGGCGTCATGTTGCAGTTGCCCCTTCCCCCCCAATGCGACGAAACCCGCCTGTTGGCCGCCATCGATCCCGACAAGGACGTGGACGGATTGCACGTCGTACAACGCGGCAGACTGTTTTGCGGCTTGCCCTCGTTGCTTCCCTGCACGCCCTACGGTGTGATGACCTTGCTCCGTGCCTACGGCATCGATCCCGACGGCAAGCGCGCGGTCGTGATGGGGCGTAGCAATCTGGTGGGCAAACCGTTGGCGATGATGCTCATGAACGCCAACGCCACCGTGACCGTGTGCCATACGCACACCGTCTGCGACGCGGCCATCGCCCGCGAGGCGGACATTCTCTGCGTCGCCATCGGCAAGCCTCGTTACGTCACCGCCGATATGGTCAAAGAGGGCGCCGTGGTCGTGGACGTGGGCATCAACCGCACGGGGGAGAAACTCGTGGGCGACGTGGACTTCGACGCGGTGGCGCCCAAGTGTTCCTATATCACGCCCGTACCGGGCGGCGTGGGGCCGATGACCATCGCCATGCTGTTGCGAAACACGCTGACGGCGTATTTGGCGCAACATTGCAGTAAATAA
- a CDS encoding serine hydrolase produces MPLGSAISSIIVLLRNLNTDKPTVHTVKNKKPDKTVVYAGEVESLPRALPEDVGLSSAYVQSFLSEIRRDPAIRANRILVLKDGKVIAERYEHPYVPDSWDCVFSATKTVTALALGALWDEGKVDLDAPVSTILGIDNKVGNLQNKKITLRHLLTMSTGNTFNEIESATSLKWTKGFFDSPNKFKIGAKFEYNSLNTYIIGACIQAITGRTMADYVREKIFAPLGLNATYFEHSPEGVTKSGWGLYILPEDMAKLGLLVQGKGMWQGKRVLSEEWIDQMSHKQIASTKVGHRFDYGYQMWVDDDKDFCCFNGMFNQEVHIWRRSGVVVVMCCANNEAFHGSNIYTIGAKYFAEAAPANFDLVPEQAPRDLADDPSLHYLLDEIRDREYVPKDKIANSCGLLPLLMQNEMGTYAKGIKGLRLTEEGGVWTLWVKEHGEETPLRFNFAEGVRGTYDFYGNLYDCVADGRFVLNERGEPVLVIRLYLLEYASSRYIAISFGKTFDRLTVSLSENPSTGFIEALLDSLDEATKRLVANAGKLIDKNLIATKMRNLFTPSFPVAYKAPAEENEKPTAKKQPAKPKAQAKPAQKKQSASGKKAPAKPKDKQ; encoded by the coding sequence ATGCCCTTAGGCTCGGCAATCAGTAGTATCATCGTACTTTTGCGCAATCTCAACACGGACAAGCCCACCGTGCACACCGTCAAGAACAAAAAACCGGACAAGACGGTGGTGTACGCGGGAGAGGTGGAGTCTTTGCCCCGCGCCCTACCCGAGGACGTAGGCTTGTCCTCGGCCTACGTGCAGTCTTTCCTCAGCGAAATTCGCCGCGACCCCGCCATTCGCGCCAACCGCATACTCGTCCTGAAGGACGGCAAGGTCATCGCCGAACGCTACGAGCACCCCTACGTGCCGGATAGTTGGGACTGCGTGTTCTCGGCCACCAAGACCGTGACCGCTTTGGCCCTCGGTGCCTTGTGGGACGAGGGCAAGGTGGATCTGGACGCGCCCGTATCGACCATTCTCGGCATAGACAACAAGGTGGGCAATTTGCAGAACAAGAAGATCACCCTTCGCCATCTGCTGACCATGAGCACGGGCAACACGTTCAACGAGATAGAGAGCGCGACCTCGCTCAAATGGACGAAGGGCTTTTTCGATTCGCCCAACAAGTTCAAAATCGGCGCTAAATTCGAGTACAATTCCCTCAACACCTATATAATTGGCGCGTGCATCCAAGCCATTACGGGGCGCACGATGGCCGACTACGTGAGGGAGAAAATATTTGCGCCGCTGGGGCTCAACGCCACCTACTTCGAGCATTCGCCCGAGGGCGTCACCAAATCGGGTTGGGGTCTGTATATCCTGCCCGAGGATATGGCCAAATTGGGCTTGCTGGTGCAGGGCAAAGGCATGTGGCAAGGCAAACGCGTGCTGTCCGAAGAATGGATAGACCAAATGAGTCACAAGCAAATCGCCTCCACCAAAGTGGGGCACCGCTTCGACTACGGCTACCAAATGTGGGTGGACGACGACAAGGACTTCTGCTGTTTCAACGGTATGTTTAACCAAGAAGTGCATATCTGGCGCCGTAGCGGCGTCGTCGTGGTGATGTGTTGCGCCAACAACGAGGCCTTCCACGGCAGCAATATCTACACCATCGGCGCAAAGTATTTCGCAGAGGCCGCGCCCGCCAACTTCGACCTCGTGCCCGAGCAAGCGCCCCGCGACCTCGCGGACGACCCCTCTTTGCACTATTTGCTCGACGAAATACGCGATAGGGAATACGTGCCCAAGGACAAGATCGCCAACTCGTGCGGTCTATTGCCTTTGCTCATGCAAAACGAGATGGGCACCTACGCCAAAGGCATCAAGGGACTGCGCCTTACCGAGGAAGGCGGCGTTTGGACTTTGTGGGTAAAAGAACACGGAGAAGAAACGCCCCTACGCTTCAACTTCGCCGAGGGGGTGCGCGGCACCTACGACTTCTACGGCAATCTGTACGATTGCGTGGCGGACGGGCGCTTCGTCCTCAACGAGCGCGGCGAGCCCGTGCTGGTGATACGTCTGTACCTCTTGGAATACGCATCTTCGCGGTATATCGCCATCTCGTTCGGCAAGACCTTCGACCGCCTGACCGTATCGCTCAGCGAAAATCCGTCCACGGGCTTCATCGAGGCCTTGCTGGATTCGTTGGACGAGGCCACCAAACGCTTGGTGGCGAATGCCGGCAAACTCATCGACAAAAACCTCATCGCCACCAAGATGAGAAACCTCTTTACGCCCTCTTTCCCCGTCGCCTACAAAGCGCCCGCGGAAGAAAACGAAAAACCGACCGCCAAGAAGCAACCCGCCAAACCAAAAGCGCAAGCCAAACCCGCCCAAAAGAAGCAATCCGCAAGCGGCAAAAAGGCTCCCGCCAAGCCCAAAGACAAGCAATAA
- a CDS encoding zinc dependent phospholipase C family protein, giving the protein MPGHYTHLYFAMQLKDKLSYAPNAVIRLYPDAYRLGALGADVMAPLGRLPAEMDVAEPYELFEQTGAHVYESGSKCQLSYMLGMLTHYLLDSRLNPYLHYLAENGVGHYFDDGKDVLTFEQIKDSVDLHIANAYLDGKLEELRRNDVKADVAEDIAKMYERAVCAVVQHAIGQKQVYKCLTEHDIGPVPAGYNLPELDYLNRNHREWETIRNGQWTTRLSLEELLDKLQPIAIRLIEDYMMRTRSAYELNRRAFQVNHLGILL; this is encoded by the coding sequence ATGCCCGGTCACTATACCCACCTCTATTTCGCCATGCAACTCAAGGATAAGTTGTCCTATGCGCCGAATGCCGTCATTCGGTTGTATCCCGACGCCTATCGCTTGGGGGCTTTGGGCGCGGACGTGATGGCGCCTTTGGGCCGATTGCCCGCCGAGATGGACGTGGCGGAGCCGTACGAACTCTTCGAGCAGACGGGGGCGCACGTGTACGAGAGCGGCAGCAAGTGCCAGTTGTCCTATATGTTGGGTATGCTGACGCACTACCTCTTGGACAGCCGTCTCAATCCCTATCTGCACTACCTCGCCGAGAACGGGGTGGGACACTATTTCGACGACGGCAAGGACGTGCTGACCTTCGAGCAAATCAAAGATTCGGTGGATTTGCACATCGCCAACGCCTACCTTGACGGCAAGTTGGAGGAACTGCGCCGCAACGACGTGAAGGCGGACGTGGCCGAGGATATCGCCAAAATGTACGAGCGCGCCGTGTGCGCCGTGGTGCAACACGCCATCGGGCAAAAGCAGGTGTACAAGTGCCTGACCGAGCACGATATAGGCCCCGTGCCCGCCGGGTACAATCTGCCCGAGTTGGACTATCTCAACCGCAATCATCGGGAGTGGGAAACCATCCGCAACGGACAATGGACCACGCGCTTGTCCCTCGAAGAACTGTTGGACAAGCTGCAACCCATCGCCATACGCCTTATCGAGGACTATATGATGCGCACGCGCTCGGCGTACGAACTCAACAGACGGGCGTTTCAGGTCAATCACTTGGGCATTTTGCTTTGA